One segment of Triticum aestivum cultivar Chinese Spring chromosome 2A, IWGSC CS RefSeq v2.1, whole genome shotgun sequence DNA contains the following:
- the LOC123187533 gene encoding F-box protein At5g07610 isoform X2, which produces MNRSKNGATSVADLTDDLIIEILSLLPVKSVCRFKCVSRLWYSLISHPEHRKRLPQTISGFFYPKHRLNDEQIFPKDCCNGLIFCLCWKDSPIDEADYVVCNPATEEWVVLPDAGHKSDAIAYRLGFDGAMSLHFHVFQILEDDEDYGYISGVNIYSSETGAWSYKENGWGDNEIQIVEMRGLFQWNDALAHT; this is translated from the exons ATGAACCGCTCCAAGAACGGGGCAACCTCTGTTGCTGACCTTACAGATGACCTTATCATCGAGATTCTGTCCCTGCTGCCAGTCAAGTCAGTGTGCCGATTCAAGTGTGTCTCCCGGCTCTGGTACAGCCTCATCTCCCACCCTGAACACCGCAAAAGGCTTCCCCAGACCATCTCCGGCTTCTTCTACCCCAAGCACAGACTCAATGATGA GCAGATTTTCCCAAAGGACTGCTGCAATGGCCTTATTTTCTGCCTCTGCTGGAAGGACTCCCCAATAGACGAAGCCGATTATGTGGTATGCAATCCTGCCACTGAGGAATGGGTAGTCCTGCCTGATGCTGGCCATAAAAGTGATGCAATAGCCTACCGTTTGGGTTTCGATGGAGCCATGTCACTCCACTTCCATGTGTTCCAGATCctagaggatgatgaggactatGGATATATCTCAGGTGTTAATATCTACTCATCAGAGACAGGAGCCTGGAGTTACAAGGAAAATGGTTGGGGCGACAATGAGATTCAGATAGTTGAGATGAGAGGTCTTTTTCAATGGAATGATGCACTTGCTCACACGTGA
- the LOC123187533 gene encoding F-box protein At5g07610 isoform X1 yields the protein MNRSKNGATSVADLTDDLIIEILSLLPVKSVCRFKCVSRLWYSLISHPEHRKRLPQTISGFFYPKHRLNDEYDVITFPTFDGISRDQEQLFPDSSLPFLTAYRQIFPKDCCNGLIFCLCWKDSPIDEADYVVCNPATEEWVVLPDAGHKSDAIAYRLGFDGAMSLHFHVFQILEDDEDYGYISGVNIYSSETGAWSYKENGWGDNEIQIVEMRGLFQWNDALAHT from the coding sequence ATGAACCGCTCCAAGAACGGGGCAACCTCTGTTGCTGACCTTACAGATGACCTTATCATCGAGATTCTGTCCCTGCTGCCAGTCAAGTCAGTGTGCCGATTCAAGTGTGTCTCCCGGCTCTGGTACAGCCTCATCTCCCACCCTGAACACCGCAAAAGGCTTCCCCAGACCATCTCCGGCTTCTTCTACCCCAAGCACAGACTCAATGATGAGTATGATGTGATAACATTTCCCACTTTTGATGGTATTTCAAGGGATCAAGAGCAGCTATTCCCTGATTCCTCGTTGCCCTTCTTGACCGCATACAGGCAGATTTTCCCAAAGGACTGCTGCAATGGCCTTATTTTCTGCCTCTGCTGGAAGGACTCCCCAATAGACGAAGCCGATTATGTGGTATGCAATCCTGCCACTGAGGAATGGGTAGTCCTGCCTGATGCTGGCCATAAAAGTGATGCAATAGCCTACCGTTTGGGTTTCGATGGAGCCATGTCACTCCACTTCCATGTGTTCCAGATCctagaggatgatgaggactatGGATATATCTCAGGTGTTAATATCTACTCATCAGAGACAGGAGCCTGGAGTTACAAGGAAAATGGTTGGGGCGACAATGAGATTCAGATAGTTGAGATGAGAGGTCTTTTTCAATGGAATGATGCACTTGCTCACACGTGA